The sequence AGCTGGTGAGCCCAGCCAAGCTGGCAGAGGGTCCAGGTGGTGGGGCCTCCCAGGACGGGTCAGGCCACGTCCACGCTGTGGCCCAAATCATGCTCACGGGTGTTGGGTGAGCATGGGCTCAGGGCCTCTGCCTCCTGGCCCTGAATAGTGTCCTAGAAGAATGCACTGGCCCGTCAGGCATTAAGGACACGGGCTGGGTGCCTGCAGGGTGCAGGAGCACCAGGTGTCCACACTGGGAGAATCTTCGAGAGCGTAAACAAAGCAGCCGCTGGCCAGCGAGGACCAGTCTGGAGCCCGAGCTCCTCGAGTCAgacattgtttctccatctgggGAAACTGAGATCGGGGGTGGGCGGGGACATAGCCACCATCCCACAGTTCACAATTGGTCAGGCCAGGGCTCAAATCCAGGCGGGTTGATTCCAGAGCCTGTGACCTTAACTGTCTCATTAGGAACAAAATGCTGGCTGTCACTAGGACAGGCCCCTAGTAGCCCTTTCCCGGTTCAGCTCCAGGGGTGCAGACAGACACACCACCAGCCAGCTGACCAGACCGCAATGCCCAGCAGCTCTCCCTGCCCCCTGAGAAGCTGGGAAGCAGCAGGTGCAGCTGCGGGtgatcactcattcattcctctgGTCAGCCAGTTACGAGctcagtcaacaaacatttactgagcacatactaCACGCCTCTGATGGGTGCAGCACTGGGGATTTGTGGGTAAACCATTAGATGCCACCCCCAGCCTCATACGGTTTGCAGACCGTGAGGCAGACAGACATGAAGGAATGGTCAGAGTCTCAAGAGACGCAGCGTCTCCAACAGGTCCCCTGGGAGCAGGGTTCAGGAAGGGTCTGGGAGTCACTGAGACCCCGCGGGGCCCATCGCCTCCTGCTCAGGGCGGGCGACTGAGGGCTGAGGCCACTCCCCAGTGACATGACTCACTGCTTCAGGAGCAGATGGTCCATGGACAGGAGACCTGAAATATTATTTGCTTCAGGGCGGGGGCCACTCGGCTCCAGGCAGCTGGGTTTGGCAGGACTGTGTTACTGATTGATAGGCCTTTCAGGAAACAAAGACCACGAGAGAATACAACaggctcctggctctgggccaagCCAGCCTCATCTCCTTGCTTTGTCGAGTGTGTCTTTTTTGTCTGCCTTCACCACTTGCTGGTACCTCTGTTTTAACTGCTAGGAGGGAGTGAGCAtgtatttgtgtctgtgtgtgcacgcgtgcacacTCCCGGCTTCCCTGGGCACTATTCATCTAGGGGCTGGGGGTAACAAGGGGACCAGGTACAGGTCCCACTTACCCCTTCCTAGAACCCCTTGACTCTGAAGCCAACACCTGCAACTTTGGTCTTGTGTTTGCTTTTTCCAAAGCCAAGTCCAGAGACAGACGAGGGCGCTTCAGGGTCACACAGAAGGCGGAGGCCAAAGCTGGCAGTGAGACCACCGTCCCCAGCATGGACGGCACTGGGCCGCCAATGAGGTTCTGGGCCTGAAACTGCTGGCCCAGCTTGAAACTTCCCCTCGCCTAACCTCTCCTTGGCCACCTCACCTGGGGAATTCCTCCTGGTgataccaaggaagccctttggGGAAGCAACAGCACGAATTTCTTGAAAAGGGAACCAAGTTTAAGAACTCCAGAGGCCAACAGCAGCCAGGAGTGCCCCGGGGCCTCCGGGGGAGTGCGGAGGTCATGTAGGGTCAGAGCAGGCAGCCTGAAATTCCCACCTAAATAAGTTACCGAATCAGAGCCTGGGGAGCCACCACCCCTGGTGCAGCTGGTTCCAGTGCTGTCCCGGCATGAGGCCCGTCCATCCCTGGGGAAAAGCCCCCATCTGGCTTCCTGTGGTGACCTCCCtaggcgccccccacccccgggccccCCAGTGTCAAGCTGAGGTCATGGACCCCAAGGTCCCAAGTTCTAAATAGGTTTTCTTCCCATGCCCTCAGCCACTCAACTGCAGAGGACATTGAGTGTCCCCAGTGGGGGCGGGGAACACCAAGGCCAAGTTGAGGGTTTCTCCTAAGGTTGGGTCACTCGGCCACCTCCCTGGCTGTCTCAGCCCAGTCCCCGGCTCTCTGATTCCGCTCCCAAGGCCCTGGGCCGAGGCTGCTGTGGCCCTGGCTCCAAGGCCCAGGCCTGATCCATCTTCCCAGCCATAGGCTCACTGTGATGACAGGACAAGGCCAGGCGGCTGTGGCATCGGCCTCTGAtctccaccacccacccccaccccgtgtgTTTGTCAGGTGGACGATGAAGAATGAGTGCCTGGCAAGGAGCAGGTCACCACCGCGCAGAGCCCTGCAGAATTGCAGTTCAGACCTCAGCTGCCTGGAGCCGAGGATCAACAGGGAGGCCATTAATCTCTCCAGCAGGGGTGAGTGGGAGGAGGGCCCGGGGTGGGGGCCTCGACAGTCCCCTCTGCCCTGGACCCCTCTTCAGCTcagcacccccaaccccaccccatccctatCAGCCCAGGGAACCCACTCCCTAGGACAGGTTAGGACCAGTGGGGATGCTCAGGGTGGGCTCCTGGGGACTCCCCTTTCTTGCCTGCCTCTCTCCAGGTCCTGCTCATAACGCTGATTAACTCAGACTATGTGGTTGGAGGCTACATAATTACCCCAAGCTGAGGAATACGTGTAGATCACAGAGGGTCTCTCCCTTCCAGGAGGAGTGAGGGCTCAAGACACCAGAGCAGGGCAAATTACACCAGAGGGGTGTGCAGACAGAATGGAAAGAGCTTAGGGCGGTCCTGGGAAATCGGGGCATCTGGTAGACCCAGAGGCCTCTTCCAGCAAAGGACTCCCAGtacagtcgctccgtcgtgtttgattctttgtgaccccatgggctgcagcacgccaggcatccctgtccttcaccatctcccagagtttgctcaaactcacaaccattaagtcggtgatgccatccaaccacctggTTCTCTATCTCCCTCTTCTCCCAGCCCTTAGACTGAGTTGAAAACGCTGTTTGAAAAGGATTTGGAGTAAGACACATCCTCCCTCTGGTGGTGACAAACGGAATTGCATTCCCTCAGACTAAGGCTGTCATTGTCACTGCTGTGGGATTAAAAGTAATTCATTCAATCACTTCCCAGTCTTGGTGTTTATTTGTGACTTAATTTGTGTATGAATTGTGGAAAATCCCAAAGTGAAGTGAACGTTCAGTAGCTCCCAGTCCTTGTGACCTtcatggagagggagggggagagtgtTCATGAGGGCACTGAATGTTACCCGGATCTGTGGTTTTCAGCAGCAGCTGCTCTCCTGGGAGCTGGTTAAGTAACAGCTGGCATGGGCCCGCCCCAAGGTTAATATTTGACAGTTCTGGAGGGGACACTGGGTAGTTTGCACAGCACCCCAGGTGCTCCAGGGTGACAGCCTGGGATTCAGAGAAGCCTCACAGTTCACGGGGACGGAGGGCTTACAGCAGGGGCAGAGGCCGAAGAGACTCACCCAGAACCAGCCCCCTCCAAGGCAGCTGGGTTGGCAGGCTCAGGGCCTGTGTATGGAACCTTCTAGAAACACGACGCCTCTCCACGGCTCTTCTCAGGCAAGCTGCAGGCCTGGAATACCCTTCTTCCTGTTGGCCTTGCTGCTACATCCCAGAAGTTTCAGGAGCTCCCCCTTCCCATTTCTCCCCTCTGTCCTGAAATCCCCCATGGCTGGACATGCCCCATTCCATTCATTTCTCCCACTGTCGTGGACAGCTCCAGTGTCTTGGAAATCCTGAATTCTATTTAGGGGTTTGGCCTGTCGGGTTTTATTTGTCATCTGTGAGCCCAAATTCAGAGCAGGGTGTCACAAAGACCTTGGCCCTGAGTTGCAAGAGCCAAGTTTTCCACTCTGTGTCTCCCCGGAGTGTCTCCTCCCAACCCACGGGGTCAGTGAGAAGGACTCTGAAATGGAGCCAGAGACCTGGCTCCGACACCGGCTGGCTTGTCACCTGGACACGCCACTGCCTTTCTCAGGACCTCAGTCTCtctttctgaaaattaaagattGTCTATTTTGCTCCCTATTTTGGCCTTCACTGCTCAAGCCTTCTGTGAGTCTGTGAGGGGTGGTGGTCCTGGGGACAGTGGATTAAGACAAAGAGCTCAATTCTCAAGCCGAGTGCGGCCCACACCGCCTCCGGTGCCTTCCTCGTTCATTTCAAACTCTGCGGACTTGGTCTCCCGGGCCAATCTCCCCCCCTTCCCTTGGACGCTCAAAAGCTCAGACGAGGAAATGGACAGCAGGTGGTGCCATGATCCCACCATCCCATCCAGCCTCAGAGCCACCTCTCTGCTTCtcacagagggaggggagggaaagggaaggCGGGCTCCTTCCAGGGGGCAAAAACTGCCCGAGGCGGCAGCATGCAGTGCTGTCTGGGGGCCAGGGGCATCAGGAAGTCAGGGACTGGTGGGAGGGGCCAGTCTGACCCCATCTCGGGTTGAAGTTGTCCCCCTGTCCATTCTGGTAGGGTGGAGGCCCACCGGAATGGACAGGGGGCTGGGAGAAACAGTTAACAAAGGCCCCACCCTCACTGTCCATTCTCTGGCCTCTGGCCCTGAAATTAACCaagcaaggaaggaaagaggTGGATGAGATTAGGTCTAACTGAGGCCCCCTGGCCCCAAGAGTGAAAAGGGCATGGCTGGAGCTTGGCAACcacagttgggggtggggggtggggagagagcatGTGCTAAGACTCATTGCCCGCTGCCCCACCAAGACCCCTAGACCCACACATCCTGGCACGCTGGTGCACGTGGGGAAATATGGGCACAGCACATAATGTGCCCACAAACAACTAAAACACGGGCAGCCCCGGGCAGGGCCTCAGCGACTCCCACTGGAGAGCTCCAACAGCCACACTCAGGGCCCCCGGGCGACCCAAGGGCTTTGAACCTGTGACCTTTGGCCTTACCGGCTTGCTCTTTGCCTGGCATTGGGAAGGCAGGCTGAGACCTCTGTCCCAGGGGCTCTTGGCAAtttggggggtgaggaggggcctGGAGATGATGATACTGAACTTCTTACTTTCACAGGCGTGGGCATGTGAGCGAATAATGGAAAAGCCAGAGACCAGGCTGTATTGACTCCAGCTTGGAGGAGCGGATGGTGGCCATTACAGGAGAGAAGGAGCGAGGGAGGAGGCCAGGGAAGGAGCCGTCTCCAAGGCCAGCTTTATTATCAACACGGGGCAGAAGGAGGTGATGCCCACCCAGGGGTCACGTGGAGCCCGAAGCTTCCTTCAGCCCCAGGGCTTGGCAGTGCTGGGACAGAGGTCTAAAGCTCAGGAAAGACTTCCAAGCAGCCTCGGTGCAAGGGTGGGCACGGCTGGCTCTGCAAACAGAAAGGCAGGATAGGGGCTGTGAGCAGGGCTGCAGAGGCTAGGACTTCCGTTGCATCCCTTTTTCACCTTACCTTCCTCTGGCGCATCTTGGCAGCCTCCCTTGGTCACACATACTACGGCatatttttttctgggtttttttggccATCACTTTAAAAAGGTGGGACTAGAGAcccagacataaagaacagatatGGGGACACAAGTGGGACGGAGGGGGCGGGACGGGCCGAGAGGGtagggttgacatatacacagtaccATGTGCAAAGTAGGCAGACAGCAGGAAGCTGCTATAGGGCACCAGGAGCTCATTCGGGGCTCCGTGatcacctagaggggtgggatgggggtgggcgtgggagggagtctcaagaggtgggggggatatatgtatacttatggctgattcatgctggtgtacagaaactaacatattgtaaagcaattatactctaattaaaaaaatttttttaaccaacAAGGAAAAGAACCACATGAGTGTGACAGACACCTGACTGATGGATGAAAGATCTTGACATTTTTCCCGGCCGAGTCCTTAACTTTTCCTTATTATCCAGAGCCACTGCCTGCTCCTCGCAAACCTACCTCTCCTTAGAGCCCATCTTCAGGAATTTGCCTGGGATGGAGGAAAGCAGACAGGTAAGAAAACGTAGTGGGGTAGAGGGGGCAGGGATTCAGGGCTCCTGGTGGGGGACCCTCCTCACAAGCCTGAGAGACCAAACCCTCCGCcggcccctcccacccctccccgcccacCTCCATCAGTCACCCAGGCCAGCACTCACCGGTGCTTCTTCTTGGCCCCACAGCGGAATCTTTTGCCTTAAAGAGAGAAACGAGGTGAGTTTGCCAAGGAGACCCTCTCTACCCTGGAGGCCTCAGCTCCGTAGCCCCTCCTCCCCCCTTCCTGCCAGCGCTGCCCCGTGTCCGCCTCGGAGACCAcaactgtctgtctctctttataTATGGCTGGACCATAAGCGTCCAGAAGTCCAAGTCAGCCAGCTGGGCAGTCAGCAAACATTATTGTTGCGGCTCCGTGGtggactgtgtgtatgtgtgtctgtgttggtcgctcaggcgtgtctgactctttgcgaccccacaggctgtagcccaccaggctcctctgtccatggaattctccaggcaagaatactggagtgggttgccatttccttctccagaggagcttcccaacccagggatcgaaccctggtctcctgcattgcgggcagactctgccgtttgagctacagggaagtccgtGGTGGGCGGTGAGCACAATAGGAAAGGTCGTGGGCGTGCAGAAGCTGCTAGAGAAGAACGGCAGGAAGTCCAGGGCCCAGAGTCTTGCTCGCGCGCATCCACCTCCGCCACTGCGAGCTCAGCCACAATACAGCAGGGCCCTCAGCGAACCTCCAGGGGAATGGGGAGGCTGGCCCTGTCTGCAGACTGGAGCCATCGGGGCGGGGTGAGGGGGGCACCATCTAACACGCCCATTAGAATCCCAGGACTTGGAAGTGGCAGTGCTACGTTCTCCATCTTCTCACCCGCGTGTTTCTGAGTATTTTTCTCCCGGTTGCACCAGTCCGCAAGCATTTATTAAGCCCCTGCTGTGTGCCTTTCGGGGCCGGGGTAAGGCAAGGAGCTTTCTCTCCCGTAGAACACCCCACACCTACACTGACTCCTTCTAAGTGCTCCCTTGGCTGCCGCGTCTTTGACTGCCAACCCTAAGCTTGTGAGACAAGTGGGATcatccccatttaacagatgagcaaACGAAGGCCCAGGGAGTAAGGGATCCACGGTAAACTAGTAGGGAGCCTAAGGCCTTGGGCTGCCAGGGGTGCTTGCCTTCCCGCAGCAGGCCGGGGTTGGGGTGAGGTGCTATGGAACCCACTCTGCTTCCGATCTGGCTGCGGAACCTCGGGCAGGTTGCTGTACCTACCACTGCGGGTCTGGTTTTTCATTTGGAAAGCGGCGACAGTGGCGGCCATCCCTCAGTTTGTTCAGAGGATTAAATGGGCCAAGAAAGCGCTCAGTTTGGGGGGAGGGAGTGTCCAGTGGAGGCtggctccctcccttcccctgccccaagGGCACTGGAGCCTCCCCGGGCCAGCAGGAGCCGGTTCGCCATCTCGGCGGCACCCCTCGGGTCCACTAGAGGGCGCACTCGAGGAAAAGGGCACCTCCTGGGGGGTCTGCGGACCGCGAGCAGGTCTGCATCAGGGTGTCTGTCCGTTCTCACAGCCTCCGTGGGAGAGGCCAGGGCGCCCGGGAGGCGGGTGAGAgggctctcccctccccacccgggAAGCCCGTGTGCTCAGCGGCTTTGAGGAGCTGGGCCCCCCTCAGCACCCCCTTCTACAGGAAGTCCCCACTTACTGAGGATGATGACGAGCCCCACGATGAAGGCCAGGGCGGCGAAGATCAGGCCCCCATTGCGGACGGTCTCGTAGTCTGGGGAAGGAGAGGACGGGGAGGTGGGATGGGTGACCCcagaccctccccccacccccacagtaaTAACTCGGGAAGATGGGGGCACATTACgcagggctgggagaggccaGGAACTGTGGATGcctggtggtggggggggtggggggtggtcactcaggaagggtgggaggaggggccccCCAGACTCACCGTAGTAGAATGGGTCCACGTTCTCCTTGGGGCTGCCACCTGAGGAGAGAGCCAGAGGGGGGTGGGGATGAGCCGCAGAAACAGGGGGACTCCCGCGCTTCCAGTCCCAGCACCCCCAGAGGTCCGGGCGGGCCAGGGGAAGCTGCTGGAGGGACATTCCAGGAGCAGGGCCTGACCACGCCACTGCCGGCGGTGACAGTATCTGCCCTCGGTGGCTCCCCTCGGTCAGCAGAGTCCCACCGTGCCTGGCGGTGGGATGGGGCTGGCACTTCTGGGAGGCCACAGAAGCATCTTCCATAAGCCTCAGCAGCAACCTCCCTCCATTTGACTAATCAGCCACAAGGtattgggtttttccataacatcttacagaaaaagccaaacgaactttttgggcAACCAATACTTGGTGAATATTTGTGAAGTGaaccaatgaataaataaatagaagcttAATATTCACCAAATAGGAGGCAACCAAGGCCCAGTCTGAAGACTTCTCTAAAGTTCCTGTAAAAGTTGGAGGCAGAAATGAGTCTTGGACCCGTTTCTAGATCCTTCTCTCCTACATTGCTATCCTTAGGGGAAAGCAAATTTATTTCAGAAACAGTATATTGTCATGTGGCAGACCAAGGCCAACAAAGCAGTAGCTCATTTAACCATTTTAACAATCCTGTGAGGCATTAATATTATTCCAATATCATCCATGAGACGATGGAGGCACAGCGGGGCTAAGCAACTCACtcagtcacacagctagaaaaggGCAGAGTTGGGAATGAACCCAGGCCATTGGTGGTTAAAAATCGAGGTGCTTCACCCCTTTGCTGTGCTGCCTCTCACATGGTCAGGAGGAAGGAGACATTTCAAGACCAGGAGGTCCCATCCAGGCTCCAGCCCCCAGCAGAGGTCATGGCTCTGCCCTTCCACCCTATAACCTGAGCGCACTTGCTGTGGGGCGGCTGGAGGGCGCCCGGCCAGAGCTCTTCTGTCCTGTCTCGTGGCGGCCCCTCTTCTCCGCCCTGCTGAGCCCCTTCTCGGTGCTAGGAAAGCGGTGCCCAAGGTCAAAGGAACGCGCCAGTTCTCACCTCCCAGGCTGGCTGGACTGGGCCCTGGGCAGTGGGGTCCAGCCTGGGTGGGTGGCCAGGGGAGTTCGGGCGAGGAGGGGTCCACTGAAGGGTCTGAGGGGGCCCCGGGCACCTGTCCCCATGCGGAAGGCCTCTGAGGTTGTCTCCCCAGGTTCAGTTCAagtcttgctcaaggtcacacgggCGTCAGTGTCAGAGCCATGGCGGGACTCACCACTCCCCTTGCCACTCCAGGAAACTGTCTCCTCCCTGACCACCTCATCTTGAGACACTGGGAGAGCCCACCCCACCCAAAGACCTCATCGTTTCTAAATCTGGCTCAGAGACCACTGCAGTCCACAGCGGGCTCACTAGATTCCAGACCCAATCGCCCTCATTCGCAGGACGCCTTCTAGGCATTGTGTCCTGAACGTGGGGGCTCTCACCCCAAAGCCAGCCTGAGAAGGCTGACCGGGGGGCCCACTGCTGTGCTGCCTCACCTCCATCTGCCTCCTGCTCTCGGTTTAGTCCAGAAGAGGCATGCTCACCACCCACCATGCCCCAGCACCTCCTACTTGACATCCAAGCTTCCATCATTCAAGCTAGATTGTTTTGGCATTAAGGTGAGGTcctcttttaaaagtaaattttcttaaatagGAGGCTGGCACGGTACGAGAGAGGGGTGTTGGGTGCTCTGGAAGGCAGGGGTGCCAGGAGACGGAAGAGGGGGTCCTGCTCACCATCCAAAGACGGTCCAAGCACCTCTTGcttcacacacacgcatgcacacccacacacgcacacacacgcacacacatgcacacacacactcaccgtCATCTGTCAACTCTGCCATTTCCCCCACAGACCAGGCCCGTCCCCGCTGCCCTGTTTCCGCTGCCTCTGCTTCGGGGAGACTGCCCGGCTGTGGGGTGGCcggagatggggtgggggcatTAAACATTAACAGTGCCAGGTAATATTTACCCTGGTCACAAGAAAAGCCAGGGTGTGGACAGTGGGGCTCCCGCTGAGCGTGAGGAGGTTCAGgggcagtgggggcagggaggagctggCCGTCTTTCCAAACCCTCCCAAAGGAAATTTCCAGAGAGAAGGGCCATGGGGTCCACCCTGCAGGTGGAGGAGCCACAGCTGGGGACGTGACAGTGGGGAAGCGGGGGTTTTGAAATGGATTCAGCATGTACTATGGCTTTCGGGGGGCAAGGTCGGGGGTCCCACGGAGGTCCTCGACCCTAGCAGCTGCCCACATCTCCCACCACTGTGCAGGCTGCTGGTGCAGCTGGTGTCTGGCATTCGGGGCTTTCTTGAGGTGACCCCAGGGTGCCTGGCCCCTCAGAGCCCACCTGAGCCCCTGCCCCACCAGCCACTGCACTGTGCATGCTTCCAGGCCTTCATGCCCGGGAACGCCCTTTCCTTGGTACCTTTTTCCTCCATCCAGGCCACATCTAACAGCTCACACCTCGGTCAGAAGGGCTCCAGTCATCCCTCACTAACCCCTCTGTCCCTGCAGCCTCTGGCACGTCCTTCTCCAGCCGTGAAGCCCAGCTTCCGTGCCAGTCCCCACGTTACGCCACAGGCTCCTTTGGGAAGGGGCCAAGCCAGACCATGGAGAGAGCGCCttgcttttatgatttgaaaagcATGTTTCTAACTGTTATTTCCTGGTACTTTGTgttatttccccattttatacACGAGGcacctgaggcacagagagggtagGGCCCTGGCTCAAGGGCACACAGCTGGTGAGAGGCAAGGTAAAGACCCACCTCCAGGCCCTCGCTTTGGGGGGCAGGGACTCCTCCCTTTACTGTGGCCCCGTTCATGCTTCGGACCCCGGTGCTAGGTCCCCCATGGATGCTCATATTCCTGGCTGAGTTCTAATCAATCAGACTGGCTTCCAGAAGAGGCTGATGCTCAACTATAGCCAAAAGGCCAAGGTCAGAGGTCATTGTCCACCAAGGGCAGGTTAGTCCTTCAAAAGGACTCCATCTATTAATCCTCTTGGAGCAGTGACAGGGGATCAAGGTCTGAGTTCACTTCCTGGCTCCTCCACTTGCTAAGTATACGACCCCTgtcaagttatttaatctctgtgtgcctcagtttcctcatctgtaaaatgggtggttGTGAGGAGAAAGTGAGATAATGCAGCGAAGGGCATGGTGGGGGGCCTGGTACACAGTAAGTGTCATTATTGTTACTGTTATACACTGTCACACCAAGAAAGCCACCCACTTTCCAGCAAAATGAACATGGGAGTGAGATGGAAAGATAGACTGTCATGGCCTGCAGACCAGAAGCTGAGACACCCATTCATCTCTTTGGCTTCCAAGGTCAAATGATGGAAATTCATGAAAACACAACAGAGCTCACATTTGGTAGGCGCTGAGCACATGTCAGGCTCTTGCACACACTGTCCTGTTAATTCCATGTTTGCTCCAATCCACGGGTAAAGAAACTGATCTGGTCATTGCCCCCACAAGGACCCCTGGAGGTCTCCCAGGCAGTGCCTTGATCCCCACTGGACAGTCAAGGAAGATTGAGCAGGGAGATTGGGCGACTTGCCTGAAACACCCAGTCAGGGACAAATCCAGGGCTAGAAAGCCAGACCCCCATGACTGTGCTCCCCAAACTCCTGGGGCTCTCCACACAGACACTGATGCCCCGTTATTACACATTATCTTGCTCCCTTAGTACATTTTGTCTATCTTTGTAAGCTACCGTGGATTCTTTCTGGAGTATAAAAATAGGTGGAAAGTtcatagatagataaatagatcaaTGGTTATGATAgatgataggtagatagataggcAGGAGATAAGAGAGAAATAGGGAGCACATCAATAGCTGCAACAGCAAATCAATAGCTACATCTACAATACTTAACATTTTTAACTATGTGTGCATGACACCCTCCTAAAGACTTTACAAAAACCAACCCATTTAATCATCACAGCAACTTGATGAGGCAAGGGAGGCAttattattacccccattttgtagatgaaggcacagagaagtcaaaTAACTTCCCAGAGATCAGGCAGCTAGGAAGTGGGAGAACCCAGCTCTGAAGCTAGCAGTCCAGCTTCAGAGTTCCTACAACTGGACAGACGGATGACCGACTCAGAATGAGGGCTGTGGGACAAGTTGCCTTCCCAGCTCTTGACGGCTCAGAGATGCTGGGAGCAGAGAGGACAGCACGCCCAGGACCCCAGAAGGAGATGCGCTCGTCTAGAAATCCTGCCTCTCCCCATTGCTGCTTTCCCTATCCTCCTGGGGAGCTGGGGGTGCTCTTGAAAGTGATGGGGTGGACACCTGAGTCCAGGATGGTGGGGGCAGGCGGGGTTCAGGGCACTCACCCAGGTACCACCTGTCCATAGCAGGAGCTGCTGGCTGTGTCTTCAGAGGAAGAGTCGTGAGGTGCTAGTGACCCAGGGCCTGAATGCGAAGAGCCGCCCTCCCTCTCTCCACAGCCCAGCCGAGCCCACGGGCAGGCAGAGAcaaaggcagggaggaggggttGGCAACGCAGCCCTCACCTCGTGCCTGCCTGCCGGCCCGCTGGggcgggctgggctgggctccagGTGAGAGGGGGGCAGATTCTCTGACCTCCAAGAGCACCTGAGGAAGCGGGGGAGCTGTGAGTGTCCACAAACAAACCGCAGCCCCCACACTGGGGTGAGATGCCTCCGTGTAGCCCGGGGCGCCTGCAAAGGTCACCAGGAGCCAGGAAGTCACTGGCTGGGGCCACAGCCTGTGGAATCAGAGTCCCTGATCttcccctgtccctgggctgGGGGCATCTGAGAGAGACACTCAGGGCCACGTGGGGGTCCCCCCAAACCTTTCCCCAGTGACACCTTCTTCCTCCAGCTCAGGTGGCCTTGGCCCTGATGTATGCGGCCTCAAGGACCTGTTCTGGAGCCCGGAGTCCCCTGAGACTGGACAGGACGATGGGCAGCCCCTTGGAAGCTGCCCCGGGTGGGAGGGAGTGCTTTCTGGCCATGGCGCTGGGCCCAGGGCACCGTCTGCAGCCTCCTGTGTCTCCCCGGGAGCCGGGCGGAGATGGGGAGCAGGGGGGCTGCAAGGAGGAGCGGGTGTGGAACCTGGGCTTCCTCGGCTGGGGCCCCTCACTTGGACCCCAGGGTCTGAGCTCTGGCTGTGAGGTCAGACCCACCTGTCTCTGGAGACACCAGCGGCTTAAGGAGGCCCCGGAGGGATGCCGGTTGGTGCCGCAGGGTGAGGGCGGCCGGAAGACAGCACTTCTAGTGGGAGGGCCCATGTCCCAGCTGGAGCCAGGAGCCACCCAGGGGAACCGGAGGGCAAACCATGTCCCCCCTGCCCCGGCTCAGCGAGGCCTGTTCTCTGGCCACTGCGGCCCCTGTCCGGGCCTGGAGGGAGGCTGCAGCAAGCAGTCTGTGAGGCTCACTGGGGACCAGGGCTCCTCCGGGCTCCTCTGAGCAGCAGGGTCTGTGAGGTGCGGGTCTGGCCTGGGCTCTGGTCAGATGACACCCACCGCT comes from Cervus elaphus chromosome 1, mCerEla1.1, whole genome shotgun sequence and encodes:
- the FXYD2 gene encoding sodium/potassium-transporting ATPase subunit gamma isoform X2: MDRWYLGGSPKENVDPFYYDYETVRNGGLIFAALAFIVGLVIILSKRFRCGAKKKHRQIPEDGL
- the FXYD2 gene encoding sodium/potassium-transporting ATPase subunit gamma isoform X1; this translates as MAELTDDGGSPKENVDPFYYDYETVRNGGLIFAALAFIVGLVIILSKRFRCGAKKKHRQIPEDGL